DNA from Daucus carota subsp. sativus chromosome 1, DH1 v3.0, whole genome shotgun sequence:
TACAAGTTACAATATATGTTTTAGTCATTGAACATAcatgatttttatgattttcagTGACATAGTGATCtccatataaatataattggtgaaatatatatatttggtgaAGGAGTACATTTCTCAATATTTTAGTCAAAAAATTTGCATGGTCTCCACAATCTCTGATGAAACACGGTCTCCGTAGAAATTTTTTAgatattacatatacatatacatatattatatatatacacatacatacatacatatatatgatagCACTATATAGCATACCCAAGTTCCGTAATACACcactataaatatatacatcatacatatactttttatatcttttataaaatataattacaaattgtAATTAGTGAATcaaaattatacaatttttttatttagaaaacattaaaaattatgcaatattccAACATGATTTTACAACAGAATAATAACtatccagaattattctacTCCATAACCAATTTCACAAATCAACATTTTtgttcaagttttaagttttaaattatttataatatatatagttgtggtattctatattagaatcacattttatatgtattacataataaaatttataatgttgTATCAAGAAAATCCATATAAGAAGAACCTCCATGAAATGGTGGCCTATACACACGCACAcgagtgatttataatatagaaaattCAATCTAACGGTcctaatcaatttaattaaatgatcAAACGTGTCTAATGTAGTGTAtcgaacttcaaacaaacaAACTTTTGCATGTTTAACTTTagtaatatagtatagattacaTCGGGGCACGACAGGTTCTCTCCCCCGGGGTCACGTAAATACCATACCCGCCCGACATATATACGGGGAAAAGAATTAATTTTCAATCACCGCATGATTCACCATTTTATTATGGCGGGTTTACCCCATTCGTCTGGGGTCCCCACTTTCCCCGACCCATTGAGAAGCCCATGTCCTCCCTCAATTCATGTACAAACAGGTGGGATGGAGGAAGTAAGTTCAATCTAATTCGTTTGTTAGTTATAAACTTAATGAGCTTCGAgacttgtaattttaatttcagAAAGTTGGATAGTGTAGTGGAACTTATTCCGTAAGTTTGCACTTTGACTTCACAAATATCAGAGTTGCTGGCAACAGGCAATCTTCAGCACTTTTTATCATTTCCTTTCATCAAATTAAACTCTCCTTTTTTTGAATGTTTTTGCTAATACTGTTCATAAcgtaaattttatatgttatcaAACTTAACTAACTTAACTATGCAAGCATATAATAACTTCTAAGCACAAAAGGTacaatttttaactaaaaataaccCTTTAACAAGTAAACAAATTTAGGGAAAGCCAAGCAAGTCCTTACTGTTTGCATATTTCTTTTCTCATCGAAGGATTACAGTCGTTGCCAAACTCTTTGAGTGTATGAAACAAGAATCCGCTGTGTGTAACAATTGCAATCTCCTTCTCTTTCCGAGTCCATAACCTGTGTACATAAGATAAACATTTGTTAAACTGATCTTGTAAAACTTTTAAACGAATATAGACATCGGAATCCACTTTAAAAAGAATGTAAGCTATATATTTATCTCTCTTTTTGTACAGTAGTCTTTGTATTCGATAGGCCGACAAGAGGAATCCACTAAGTTTATTCCGTATATTAATGTTATGTTGTTAAAATCACAAGTGCATGCTCTGGAGTCTGGAGTGGTTGGACATATTATAACAGATTTTATTATCACAGCTTGGTACTAGTCCGAGCATATTTATCAAAAGCTAGCTTTAGCCCAATTCTAATTCCAAACCCCAGTTAAGCTCTGCACTTGTGCTTTGTTCTTAATTAGCCCAATGTCCTAAACAGAAACTGCCACTTAAATGCATTGAGCAGGAAACTATAAGCACTTTTTACTGTGGTTAGAGAAAAGAGGCTTGATCTTGACCAGATATGACTTTCTACTATTTCATGGctgtaaattttaattaacacAGAATAGAACATACCActtgtaataaaatttttagaatattCCAGAAAAAGATGGCTCAGTGATGAACACAATTTAATGTGGCCATTAATTTTGATGAACACAAAGTTGAACATACCGATTTTGAGTCTACCGAGTAAAATTTTTAGAACACAACTTAATGTCATTAGTATTTATGTTTCTTCactaaatatgaaaaacaataaCAAGTGTAGTATTGTTAGCTACACAACTCTTTTGTCCTAGAGCAATACTAAAGGGTCGTTTGATTCAACTCAGGAAAACGGAATGGAATTCAGAAAGAGAAACGAAGAGAAAGGAGATGAATGATGCTAAATTGTattacctgtttggttttgaCCTTGAAAcggaaagaaaaataatatgattatctctatatttgatttttcagattttaaataatatcaaaagaagcaaatatatttatgtttatgataatatagtttatttatattttcataatttaatacaaattataatttaaaaatgtcattaattttttaaaaatcttggcttataaattatatcaatattatatttaattaaaaaaactaaattaaaattatttttgatttttaaaaatacttacATATTacttttacttttaatttttaatgatttctaaaataaattataaatgaaaatgatAAAAGAATCAAAAAAGGGAAAGAAATACCTAGTGCCGAGTGGGTGGTGGAGAATGGATTATGAGGGATGTTAGGTAAACCTAAAACCAAAAAGAGGGAAAGAGAATGATAGTTTTTATCAAGCAAACACCAACAAAGGGTATGAGGCTAATTGTTTCCCTTTCCCTTTTTTCAACCGCACTTTGGTTTTTACTTATGACGTACTTCGTTTTGTATTTTATCTTTTAACTATAATTCCAGCAACAATAAACACATAAATCATTGGTTATTATCAgtcattaaataattttttgttttccgTTATTTATGCTTTCCAGTGGAAGACTACTTTTTGGCATAGGAGAGAACATTTTGATTGTCATATTGATATCAATTCACTCATTAAGCTGGCAGCTGAACACATTTAAAATGAGTAAGGTAAAACCATAATAAGTTCATAACTGCTTTTCCTCAGTAAAATGAGTTCTAACCTCCAAATATGATGAACACAAGTGCCAACTTTCATAAAATTGTTcgttgtttgatgttgaaaatttcgcaaaatacaaattatgtttatgaaATGTTTGCAAAATACAATTTAATAAGTTTCATGAAAATGTTTGCAACGGAGTTTACCATGGTCTGAAACAATCTTAATTACTTGTGTTTTCatgccaagaaagaaaaggataaTGACGACCTTCATCTATTATACAGTGAAGGGTTGGGGAAAAGATACGGAAAAGGTTGAACTCTTCTTTTGTTTGGTTAAAGGGTATTAAAACATAAGAATGGAACCCTTCCTTTTCGGATGCATGAGCCAATGAGGGGTTGGGTGAATGGTCAACCGCaaatattaagaaataaatattacTTGTGTATTAGCACAAGTTTATTACATGATTGAAAAATATAGTTACAACAGTTAcaatatatacattaataaattttattaatttttaatgggTTTCATGGGTAACTTATGGCTCTAGCACAAGCATGTTTAACTATGGTTACCAATAAAAAACTTTGTATAGAGTATATAAACTCGGAAACAAACAGATAGATAGATAGACAGATGCGTTTAAACCAATATAGACAAGTCATATAGTCCATTACTACATGCCTAACCCTTCGTACAGAGGGACCATAAATTGGAAACCGCCTACTAAACCATTTCCTTTATCCAAAAGTGAAGAGAAGAATCCTACCCAAAAGATTGAAGCCTAACGACACCCATAGAATATaccaaaaagtttaaaaattaaacacaCACGGGTACACAAAATAGAGCCTAAAGAAGCTTCTATCTCTGTCGTAATAAACTAGTAAttctctaaaaaataaaaagaagtaGAAAGGTATACTTACCAGTTAAAAAATTGCCTTCCCCTTTCTGCAAGTTCTTGTTGTGTCTCTCTAATATTAGCCTTCCATAACAAATCCTCATCAGATTCTATCTGAATTTATCCCAAACAGTAAATAACCGTCACATGCATAATAAACTTGGCATCAACCCTTCATCCATGAAGAAAATGGTTCTTACTACAACTTTGAATTATGATATAACTAGATACTTGCCAACGAAAAATCAATTGCCGGGAAGAGGTATTGATATTCACTGACGCTTCGTCTTTTGTCACAAGGATGAACTCCCTAAAACCAGCTGCGTGTTAGAAAATATTGCAAGCTTCAAAATGTAAATGGCATAAAATTTTCTAACAAGGAATCTAATTAATGCTATacaattgagagagagagagagagagagagaagatggGCCCTGTAATTGTTTGTGAAAGGCTGAGACTTAGAACTTTTCCAGCAAAATGCAATTTACGGATGATCTACACGTAAAAGTTACTCCCAGGACGCCTCACATGTGACAAAGTTGGCCAATATTATTCTTGTATAACTAAAGGCAAGCAGTTCCACTTCGGATTTACAAATGTTAGGCAAGGGTTTCTAGATTTACTAATTACTAGTTCGAATAGCTGTAGTAAATCAGCCTAAGCCACTGgtacaatttatatattcaagaaaGAGGTGCAAGGGCAAGACAGAAATATGATAATCTGTTAGGGAGCTAGCTATGCAAGGGAAGGAAGGAATAAAACAGAGGTACAGAATATGTTGTGAGTAACAGTAGTATATTGAGGGCAGAAGAGCGACTTGATAATTGTTGGTAAGAATCTACAAGAATACATGCACAAGAATCTAAGTAGAAAGTGATATGATATGGCTTTGGTAAGCTGGCTAAGCAAAGGGACCCTTTCCAGGTATAGAAAGGATTTTTCTGGTGTAGATGAACCCTATGGCCTGTGCCAAGAAGGTAGCTCGAGGTTCAAATCTCCTTGCACCTAGCACCAAATGGTAACGCCTGGATCTGATGGGCTCTCGATCTTCTCCATATCTCACTACACTTGTGTGGTTACTTGTTGGGTTCTTACGAAAGAATGCCTCCAGGGGTGAAAGCATTGCAGCACCTCGAGTGTGAGAATCAGTGTTTAGgcttatgtagatgatatcaatGATGCGTAAAGATCACTAtccaatatatcaatatatgtaCAGGTGTGTAATTAATTGTGCATCCTACAATATTCTATTCactggtctatttataggctggGGATTAGGATTTTGGGGTGGGACATGAATAACCATGTGTCACAACCACAAGGGTCCGGCAGTATAGCGCCTGGGACCGATGCCAACGTCTGCTGGGGAGCGCCAGCTTCAGGTACATTGAGGGATGTTAGCACTGTCATGCGGGTCCGAAACCTGACCAGCCAACAGAGGCTGACACATGTCTAACGGACACAGGGCTGGTTTTCTCTCCGGTTCTGACCAACTCTTTATATAGACTTGTGCAAGTATTTATGAATTTAGATTTTAGACTGTATCACATGCTTTTGGAATTTCTATTTTGGGATATATTTCATAGACTATCATTTTTCATTTGGCACTAGAAAAAAATGCATTAATATATGTATGGGTGTCTGGCCAACGATATATGTACCGGGGTGTGGCTAAGAATTAAGGTTTCGGGGTGAAACAAGAAAATATTGACCTTTGAATGGAGGAGACATGTCTGGACTGATGCAGTGGCACCAAGGATACCACGAATATAACTGCGAGTGAGTTTCGGTGATGGATGTCAGCACTGTCGTGCCTTAGATTCGACCCTGACAAGCTAATTCGGAAGAAAGACGTGTCTCGAGGCACATGATTTTGCCTCTATTGTAATTTGTgctagacacacacacacatacacatacatatacatatacgcatacatatatatatgtacatatgcacatatatacatagggGATGGTTCAATGAGGAACTTATTAATCTGGGTAACTGGGTAACTCAAGTTCAGCCGCACCATCGAATTTTTTACACTGTACCTCAGATGTATCCAATAAAACTGTTAAACACGTGGGCCATCATAATTCTCCCCACGTCTATATTTTACTTCACAAATACTGTGTATCTATCCATGTACTTCATTAGGCacattcattttattaaaaaatacttcTATTCTTATGTTtcagtttataatattttttatgaattaaaagtATTCtacttttatttttcttctctATTATTTAAGtactcaaaaaaatatattcaaatatttttatgcggcatttttttacaaaattctatattctgattttttttattttgatgttcataattttttgataGTTTATTTTTATGGCTTTATGTTGCATTTGCACTTTCAATTCAGTATATTCAGTttgtgtgtatttttttttaattattaaataaataaaatactgaacatgtgagaaaaatataaacaaaatacataacattaaaatagggttaattatctagttggtcactgaagtgggtttaatgtatcaaattggtcactgaactcaaaacggtatcaagatggtaaCTAAAGTGggcataaatatcaaacaagtatcatgaaatataagttcaagtagtaaaaataattatttacaaagttttacacattatttttgaatgttatcaaaaccaagtaaaaagttatgacttctaatatttatgataatatatttagattttatcaagtttatttattatttatttttaattaaaacaaataaaataactatataataaaatataaataataaataaacttgataaaatataaatatattattttaaatactagaagtcataacattttagttggttgtggtagcatttaaaaataatgtgtaaaactttataaataatatttttactacttgaactaatatttcaaggtacttgtttgatatttatggtgactttagtgaccatcttgataccgtcttgagtttagtgaccaacttgatacattaagcccacttcagtgaccaacttgataattaaccccattAAAATACAGtacacatatttttatacaacatacataacattaaaatacagtacacatatttaaaatacagTACACATTTAAAATACACAATACAATACATATATTCTTATACATGGCacataacattaaaatataataaacatatttttatacaacatACGTGATATTAAAATACAGtacacatatttttatacaacatACATAACATTAAAATACAGTACACATATTTAAAATACACAATACAATACATATATTCTTATACATGGTacataacattaaaatataataaacatatttttatacaacatACGTGACATTAAAATACAGttcacatatttttatacaacatacataacattaaaatacagtacacatatttttataaaaaatacgtAACACTGAAAAGAAATTCTTTAAACAAATTTTCGAGTTtagatttacaaaaaaaattcacataatttttaattaatatcaatttttgtatgtataacctatttataaaatacataataacATTGGAAtaaaaaatacacaaaatacataacataaaatatagtacatatataaaataaattgtaaactaaataatataaaatttacagAACActagaaaaaattatgaaacctaaaatagaacacaATTAGTAGGAAAAACACTTCTGGCACGTATAAAAAGCAGTTATAAATGTTGTGTGTGCACGTATGACAAAGGATAACTATCATTTGGTGAGATCCTGTACCACGCGTAACACATAAGTTATGTGTATATAATAATCTAAAGGCTGAGATTGAAAGTTACTCAGTTACTAATTATACTGGTTACCCACTGAGAAGCCccctatatacatacatatatatatgtgacaaaagttctatggagaacGTTTTTCATTGGAGACCATATGAGTTTTTTATTAGAATATTGCGAAATGTATTCTttcactaaatatattatctaaatatcactatttcattaaaaatcatGTATGCTCTATGAGTAGAACATATTTTGTAAGTTGCAAAGCAGAACAATATATTTTGCAATATTTGCTTGCAAAACTTACATATTTATCAAGATATTTAATGAAATAGTGATGTTCCTAACATATGTCTtacaagataatatattttataatgttttccACACTGAACATGCATGGTCTCCACGATCTCCGATGGAAAAGTGGTCTCTATTGAACTTTTATACATATGGTCTTACTCTAGTACAAACCTTTTTAGAgtacaaactacaaattaaaattaaaaaaattctaaatcacttcgaaatatagcacatatgtaTGGAAATTGATTGctgggagatgaagaaaaatacagtgaagtcggatttcaaaaaaaagttcacCTATTGACGGGAAAATTCAAACTAAAAATGGAGGGGATTCCGTGGATCATGTGTTGGAGGGTGTATATTAATTGATGCGTGATGACTTCTAGGGGGTCATTGGATTAGATTCATCCAATGGCTGAGATTaaggtttgtagtttgtacactaacttagtttgtatttgagaacttgcctatatatatatatatacatatttatggATTGAAGCTGCATGAATTTTGGACTTTTATGCTTTGAGCTGTTCAAGAGACTGTCACAAGGCCTAACACCAATACACGGAAGATTATATACCGCCCAAAGATTTCCAACTCTTTATACTATCAAATTTCTAGCTTTCATGCACATTGCTTCCTGCAGAAGCTTTAATTAGTGACTTGATTCCCTACATCTTTTCAGGTATTGTGAAAATTTTATGGATAGTAAGGTTTTAATGTTGCCCACAGTTGAACATATTATCAATTCAACTTTATAGGTTTCCTCGACTCTGGCACATTGGAATTATAGAAATTCTGATACTACATACACTAGACAAACTCACGAATCAACATATTAGAGATATGGATGCACAGCAAAATTACACTTACCAAATGTTCACGGCAAAGTTCTACTGCAATAATAGGTGGACAGTTCAAACTTGAAATTGCAGGACGGTTACTATTTCCTGCATTAGCTGCCATAAGAGGTATCACATCCATCCTATCTGTGTAACCCTCTCCACCAAATACTCCAACAGCTGTTTGCATAGTCCTGGTATTTTGGTAATCCAACTCAAACTGAGatgtttattttaaaatgaaaaaaaaacagcATAATGATATGAATAACAGCATCAACAAACAAACAATGTGTATCAGAAGATCAGATACAATTCGTACATTAATATATAAGAAACCGGGTCTCGTATTTTTTACATCGTACATCACTATCATCTTCATCTAAAATGTTCACTATACGAATTATTCCACATAGCAAATGCTAAAGCTCTTCTCATAGTGCAATTGATGTTAAGTGCAACATGTATGCTGCCTCCAAGGTTGAATTGTAACTGTCAAAATTGAGACCTGATAATCTATACTCGATAAACCAGACAGTTAAATGTAAAAATTAAAGGATGCCTTATCAACAAATTGATCTCATCTAAACATCCCGTGCATTCCAGCGGAATTCTTTTGGTGCCCTATCATTTGATGTCCCACTAATTATGGACAAATTGAGTCCTGTATTTTTTGAGATGGATAATAACTATGCAATCGACCCTGAAACATATATCAACCAGCTGGTTAGAAGTACTTTAATGACAAGGGGAAAACATGAGAGTAAGATAACATACGTATTCCTATTACTGAAGTCAATACCATTATGCAGGATTAAACTTGGATCTAATAATGGTTTATGACTAGCATTACGTAAAGGT
Protein-coding regions in this window:
- the LOC108204881 gene encoding phosphoglycerate mutase-like protein 1 isoform X2 produces the protein MTMQTAVGVFGGEGYTDRMDVIPLMAANAGNSNRPAISSLNCPPIIAVELCREHLGVHPCDKRRSVSEYQYLFPAIDFSLIESDEDLLWKANIRETQQELAERGRQFFNWLWTRKEKEIAIVTHSGFLFHTLKEFGNDCNPSMRKEICKHFANCELRSLVLVDNSMIGSDSSTTNYPGKIPPGPDASDV